A single Cellulomonas sp. SLBN-39 DNA region contains:
- a CDS encoding ABC transporter permease: MSDPGTMPPAQPKDRTSRGAAPSQSSVLQDMLSSTWLMTLAALVLALLFGGVLIAFADPDVQAAATYFFARPLDTFGAIWTSVSSAYVALFQGAVFDWDASSPERAIRPLTETLTISAPLILAGLGVGVGFRAGLFNIGGQGQITLGAVLAAWIGFSWNLPVGLHLVLALVGGAVGGAVWAAIAGVLKARTGAHEVIVTIMLNYIAVYATLYLITTSVFASPTPQVAKPVADTAMLPNLFGEPFRLHLGFVLALAAAAGVWWLMERSTLGFRFRAVGSNPHAARTAGISVATTTVLVMVVSGALTGLAGATQLLGTERNLTAAIAGSIGFDAITVALLGRSKPLGTVLAGLLFGAFAAGGRLMQTRTGTPIDIVLVLQSLIVLFIAAPPLVRAVFRLPAPGQRRRSAVEAAA; encoded by the coding sequence ATGAGCGACCCCGGCACGATGCCGCCGGCGCAGCCGAAGGACCGCACGAGCCGGGGCGCGGCCCCGTCGCAGAGCTCCGTGCTGCAGGACATGCTGTCCTCGACGTGGCTCATGACGCTCGCCGCCCTGGTGCTGGCCCTCCTCTTCGGCGGGGTGCTCATCGCGTTCGCCGACCCCGACGTGCAGGCGGCCGCCACGTACTTCTTCGCCCGGCCCCTGGACACGTTCGGAGCGATCTGGACCAGCGTCTCCAGCGCGTACGTCGCCCTCTTCCAGGGCGCGGTCTTCGACTGGGACGCCAGCAGCCCGGAGCGGGCGATCCGCCCGCTGACCGAGACGCTGACCATCTCGGCGCCCCTGATCCTCGCCGGCCTGGGCGTCGGCGTCGGCTTCCGCGCCGGGCTGTTCAACATCGGTGGTCAGGGCCAGATCACGCTCGGCGCGGTCCTGGCGGCATGGATCGGCTTCAGCTGGAACCTGCCGGTCGGCCTGCACCTGGTCCTCGCCCTCGTCGGCGGTGCCGTCGGCGGTGCGGTCTGGGCCGCGATCGCCGGCGTGCTCAAGGCCCGCACCGGTGCGCACGAGGTGATCGTCACGATCATGCTCAACTACATCGCGGTCTACGCCACGCTGTACCTGATCACGACGAGCGTCTTCGCCTCGCCGACGCCGCAGGTCGCCAAGCCGGTCGCCGACACCGCGATGCTGCCGAACCTGTTCGGCGAGCCGTTCCGCCTGCACCTGGGCTTCGTGCTCGCGCTGGCCGCGGCCGCGGGGGTCTGGTGGCTGATGGAGCGGTCGACCCTCGGCTTCCGGTTCCGCGCCGTCGGGTCCAACCCGCACGCCGCGCGCACCGCGGGCATCTCCGTCGCGACGACCACCGTGCTGGTCATGGTGGTCTCCGGGGCGCTGACCGGCCTGGCCGGCGCCACGCAGCTGCTGGGCACCGAGCGCAACCTCACCGCGGCCATCGCCGGCAGCATCGGGTTCGACGCGATCACGGTCGCGCTGCTCGGCCGGTCCAAGCCGCTCGGCACCGTGCTCGCCGGCCTCCTGTTCGGCGCGTTCGCCGCCGGCGGGCGCCTCATGCAGACCCGCACGGGCACGCCGATCGACATCGTGCTCGTGCTGCAGTCGCTCATCGTCCTGTTCATCGCCGCGCCGCCGCTCGTGCGGGCCGTCTTCCGGCTGCCCGCCCCGGGCCAGCGCCGCCGCTCCGCCGTGGAGGCCGCAGCATGA
- the deoC gene encoding deoxyribose-phosphate aldolase, translating to MSDDTTTAPHDAAGLARYVDHTLLKPEATRADVEALVAEGVALGVYSVCISPSFLPVEVPVGLDGAPALLVATVCGFPSGKHRSEVKAAEAAAAVRDGAHEVDMVIDVGAAKEGRFADVEADIAAVRAAVPAPTVLKVIIESAALSDEEIVAVCRAAEAAGADFVKTSTGFHPAGGASVHAVRLMAQTVGGRLGVKASGGVRSAADALAMVEAGATRLGLSGTAAVLAGVTADAGY from the coding sequence ATGAGCGACGACACCACCACCGCACCCCACGACGCCGCGGGCCTGGCCCGGTACGTCGACCACACCCTGCTCAAGCCGGAGGCCACCCGCGCGGACGTCGAGGCGCTGGTCGCCGAGGGCGTCGCGCTCGGCGTGTACTCGGTGTGCATCTCGCCGTCGTTCCTGCCCGTCGAGGTGCCCGTGGGCCTGGACGGCGCCCCGGCGCTGCTCGTCGCGACCGTGTGCGGGTTCCCGTCGGGCAAGCACCGCAGCGAGGTCAAGGCCGCCGAGGCGGCTGCCGCCGTCCGCGACGGTGCGCACGAGGTCGACATGGTCATCGACGTCGGCGCGGCCAAGGAGGGGCGCTTCGCGGACGTGGAGGCGGACATCGCCGCCGTGCGCGCCGCGGTGCCGGCGCCGACGGTCCTCAAGGTCATCATCGAGTCGGCCGCGCTCAGCGACGAGGAGATCGTCGCCGTGTGCCGCGCCGCCGAGGCGGCGGGCGCGGACTTCGTCAAGACGTCCACGGGGTTCCACCCCGCGGGCGGTGCCTCGGTGCACGCCGTGCGTCTGATGGCGCAGACCGTCGGCGGGCGTCTCGGCGTGAAGGCGTCGGGCGGGGTCCGGTCCGCGGCCGACGCGCTGGCCATGGTCGAGGCCGGGGCGACCCGCCTCGGGCTGTCCGGCACCGCGGCGGTGCTCGCGGGCGTCACGGCCGACGCGGGCTACTGA
- a CDS encoding thymidine phosphorylase produces MTEPFDAVDVIVAKRDGRRLPDAQIDWVLDAYTRGVVADEQMSALAMAILLNGMDREEIARWTAAMIASGERMDFSGLSRPTSDKHSTGGVGDKITLPLAPLVAVFGVAVPQLSGRGLGHTGGTLDKLESIPGWRAALTNDEMMRQLEDVGAVICAAGSGLAPADRKLYSLRDVTGTVEAIPLIASSIMSKKIAEGTGSLVLDVKVGSGAFMKDLDRATELARTMVELGTDAGVTTIALLTDMSTPLGLTAGNALEVRESVEVLAGGGPADVVELTVALAQEMLAAAGVHDADPAAALADGRAMDRWRAMIAAQGGDPDATLPVARESEQVLAESDGVLTTLDAYAVGVAAWRLGAGRARKEDPVQAGAGVEMHVKPGDRVRAGQPLLTLHTDTPERFARAHDALAGGVVVEPDGVAGARPLLLGRIAAD; encoded by the coding sequence GTGACCGAGCCCTTCGACGCCGTCGACGTCATCGTCGCCAAGCGGGACGGCCGCCGGCTGCCCGACGCCCAGATCGACTGGGTGCTCGACGCGTACACGCGCGGCGTGGTGGCCGACGAGCAGATGTCCGCCCTGGCCATGGCGATCCTGCTCAACGGCATGGACCGCGAGGAGATCGCGCGCTGGACGGCGGCGATGATCGCGTCCGGGGAGCGCATGGACTTCTCGGGCCTGTCGCGCCCGACGTCGGACAAGCACTCCACCGGCGGCGTCGGCGACAAGATCACGCTGCCGCTCGCGCCCCTGGTCGCCGTGTTCGGCGTGGCCGTGCCGCAGCTGTCCGGCCGCGGCCTCGGCCACACCGGCGGCACGCTCGACAAGCTCGAGTCGATCCCCGGCTGGCGCGCCGCGCTGACCAACGACGAGATGATGCGCCAGCTCGAGGACGTCGGCGCCGTCATCTGCGCCGCCGGCTCGGGGCTGGCCCCCGCGGACCGCAAGCTCTACTCGCTGCGCGACGTCACCGGCACCGTCGAGGCGATCCCGCTCATCGCGAGCTCGATCATGAGCAAGAAGATCGCCGAGGGCACGGGCTCGCTGGTGCTCGACGTCAAGGTCGGCTCGGGCGCCTTCATGAAGGACCTCGACCGGGCCACCGAGCTGGCCCGCACCATGGTCGAGCTTGGCACCGACGCGGGCGTCACCACCATCGCCCTGCTGACCGACATGTCGACGCCGCTCGGCCTGACCGCGGGCAACGCGCTCGAGGTCCGCGAGTCGGTCGAGGTGCTCGCCGGCGGCGGCCCCGCGGACGTCGTCGAGCTCACGGTCGCCCTCGCGCAGGAGATGCTCGCCGCGGCGGGCGTCCACGACGCCGACCCGGCCGCGGCGCTGGCCGACGGGCGGGCCATGGACCGGTGGCGGGCCATGATCGCGGCGCAGGGCGGCGACCCGGACGCGACCCTGCCGGTCGCGCGCGAGAGCGAGCAGGTGCTCGCGGAGTCCGACGGCGTGCTGACGACGCTCGACGCGTACGCCGTCGGCGTCGCCGCGTGGCGCCTCGGCGCCGGTCGCGCACGCAAGGAGGACCCCGTGCAGGCCGGCGCGGGCGTCGAGATGCACGTCAAGCCGGGTGACCGGGTGCGTGCGGGGCAGCCGCTGCTCACGCTGCACACCGACACCCCCGAGCGGTTCGCGCGCGCGCACGACGCCCTCGCCGGCGGCGTGGTCGTCGAGCCGGACGGCGTCGCGGGCGCCCGCCCGCTGCTGCTGGGCCGGATCGCCGCGGACTGA
- a CDS encoding ABC transporter permease, whose translation MSLAAPTLAPAAAVKARTSYKAPIAYGVVALLALLWMPLRTPAGDTTFRLSSADDFFQIPQFALAAAPVVWVLVLVAVALAALSFWLTRAEKRVGLWLPVVFAVALVLAFLTFVGAGNASVIPLTSIATGSLFLATPLIFGALAGVLSERVGIVNIAIEGQLLAGAFLAAVIGSVTTSAYLGLVAAPVAGALVGMLLVFFSVKYHVNQVIVGVVLNVLVVGLTSFLFSTVLAEDPGTWNSRTQLPVLPIPVLSQIPVLGPILFRQTLLVYLMYVIVIALQVYLFRSRWGLRVRAVGEHPKAADTVGIDVNRTRTRTTVLASAIAGLGGAFFTVASGLAFGKEMTGGRGFIALAAVILGRWSPKGAVAAALLFGFAENLRTVLGTLGSEVPPQFLLMVPYVVTILAVAGFAGRVRAPAAEGIPYVK comes from the coding sequence ATGAGCCTCGCCGCTCCCACCCTCGCCCCCGCCGCGGCGGTCAAGGCGCGCACCAGCTACAAGGCACCGATCGCCTACGGCGTCGTCGCCCTGCTCGCCCTGCTGTGGATGCCGCTGCGCACCCCGGCCGGCGACACCACGTTCCGGCTCTCGTCCGCGGACGACTTCTTCCAGATCCCGCAGTTCGCGCTCGCCGCGGCCCCGGTCGTCTGGGTGCTGGTCCTCGTGGCCGTCGCCCTCGCCGCCCTGTCGTTCTGGCTCACGCGCGCCGAGAAGCGCGTCGGGCTGTGGCTCCCGGTCGTCTTCGCCGTCGCCCTGGTGCTGGCGTTCCTCACGTTCGTCGGTGCGGGCAACGCGTCGGTCATCCCGCTCACCTCGATCGCGACGGGCAGCCTGTTCCTGGCCACGCCGCTGATCTTCGGTGCGCTGGCCGGCGTGCTCTCCGAGCGCGTCGGCATCGTCAACATCGCGATCGAGGGTCAGCTGCTCGCCGGCGCCTTCCTGGCCGCGGTGATCGGCTCGGTCACCACCTCGGCGTACCTCGGCCTCGTCGCCGCGCCGGTCGCGGGTGCCCTCGTCGGCATGCTGCTGGTGTTCTTCTCGGTGAAGTACCACGTCAACCAGGTCATCGTCGGTGTGGTGCTCAACGTGCTGGTCGTCGGCCTGACGAGCTTCCTGTTCTCGACCGTGCTCGCCGAGGACCCGGGAACCTGGAACTCGCGGACCCAGCTGCCCGTGCTGCCGATCCCGGTGCTCTCGCAGATCCCCGTGCTCGGGCCGATCCTGTTCCGCCAGACCCTGCTCGTGTACCTCATGTACGTCATCGTCATCGCGCTGCAGGTGTACCTGTTCCGCAGCCGGTGGGGCCTGCGGGTGCGCGCGGTCGGCGAGCACCCCAAGGCCGCCGACACCGTGGGCATCGACGTCAACCGCACGCGGACGCGCACCACGGTGCTCGCCTCCGCGATCGCGGGCCTGGGCGGCGCGTTCTTCACGGTCGCGTCCGGCCTGGCCTTCGGCAAGGAGATGACGGGTGGGCGGGGCTTCATCGCCCTGGCCGCCGTGATCCTCGGCCGGTGGAGCCCCAAGGGTGCGGTCGCCGCGGCCCTGCTGTTCGGGTTCGCCGAGAACCTGCGCACGGTCCTGGGCACGCTCGGGTCCGAGGTGCCGCCGCAGTTCCTGCTGATGGTGCCGTACGTCGTCACGATCCTGGCTGTCGCCGGCTTCGCGGGTCGCGTGCGCGCCCCCGCGGCCGAGGGCATCCCGTACGTCAAGTGA
- a CDS encoding cytidine deaminase: MSAPAPGAAAGRPVEIDWDGLRAAARDVMTRAYVPYSRFPVGVAALVDDGRVVVGCNVENASYGVTLCAECSLVSMLHVTGGGRLVAFTCVDGHGNVLAPCGRCRQLLFEHGGPDLLVETVRGIRPMHEVLPDAFGPVDLVERGEAQ, from the coding sequence GTGAGCGCCCCCGCACCCGGTGCGGCCGCGGGCCGTCCCGTCGAGATCGACTGGGACGGCCTGCGGGCCGCCGCCCGTGACGTCATGACCCGGGCCTACGTCCCGTACTCCCGGTTCCCCGTGGGTGTCGCCGCGCTCGTCGACGACGGCCGCGTCGTCGTCGGGTGCAACGTGGAGAACGCGTCGTACGGCGTGACGCTCTGCGCCGAGTGCAGCCTCGTGTCGATGCTGCACGTGACCGGTGGTGGGCGCCTCGTGGCGTTCACGTGCGTGGACGGGCACGGCAACGTGCTCGCCCCCTGCGGCCGGTGCCGTCAGCTGCTCTTCGAGCACGGCGGCCCGGACCTGCTGGTCGAGACCGTCCGGGGCATCCGCCCCATGCACGAGGTCCTGCCCGACGCCTTCGGGCCGGTGGACCTCGTCGAGCGAGGAGAAGCACAGTGA
- a CDS encoding DUF6055 domain-containing protein produces MGRFGRGTLIAVLVVPFVLGAVLAGAIGLPASGTKTLHVPEGWRAVWEDATVVEDDDVALAWGDLAGDDPLDAPEEIRFDPDRVLDQLQALHDYDVDVLGLEPEGGQAAGRKILVVVDGTWSQGPGAAGSGVLNAVGGGLADGAGAPALTQGAVVDGVGLLRVAPQVLASSLEDPPEPAVPAEPTSLREDPTLVTPPTEVVAGTPWELARGFGEVVQHLLVSGAGGRGLTDPSAATFWSASAAYLASLAVPGEHADVSDLLHGSQLAWGSARQDVGSWLLLQHLAGQHDVSLVRRLWTEAMPDEQPLAAYARLTSSSGTVVNGRVAQYALRAVAADVAGTGGPGAVLTDVDPVLRTRITTPLDAVADDPGHYRVLGAFAPAAYGYNVVELAPAAVGTPVRVRLRGHVEAAPADAAWAVGFVVHGADGIRYSPVTQTADGEVEMIPREGDAQVHLVVVAAPGQVSQPAAGQGFAATPRFPYELRVEGAQVVTTRDVVEGGHAHPNGGGWVDDDARVDPGAWVGPDAVVRGDATVGAKVRLEGRAWVEAGAEVTGSVIVRDSAVVQGTARLTGDLVVGGDAVVGFTCDAGVYTSYRAGATCDAAGQDSDVNATVTPFTAGETALSPQATPTPSPTPTPTPTPSPTPSPTGSPSADAAPSPADDPTSQDVAPPAPVPAGACTARYRVTNRWPGGYQAEVTVTATTDGVEGWAVSWTQPDGVGAPTEVWGATLTSSGGSLRAEDVGWNGWVPEGESVVFAFQGSADGDGDLREPSLSCSRRG; encoded by the coding sequence ATGGGCCGGTTCGGTCGCGGCACCCTGATCGCCGTCCTCGTCGTGCCGTTCGTGCTCGGCGCCGTGCTCGCCGGGGCGATCGGTCTGCCCGCCTCGGGGACGAAGACCCTGCACGTGCCCGAGGGCTGGCGGGCGGTCTGGGAGGACGCGACGGTCGTCGAGGACGACGACGTGGCGCTCGCCTGGGGCGACCTCGCCGGCGACGACCCCCTCGACGCGCCGGAGGAGATCCGCTTCGACCCCGACCGTGTGCTCGACCAGCTGCAGGCGCTGCACGACTACGACGTCGACGTGCTCGGCCTCGAGCCCGAGGGCGGTCAGGCGGCCGGGCGCAAGATCCTCGTCGTCGTCGACGGCACCTGGTCGCAGGGACCCGGCGCGGCCGGCAGCGGCGTGCTCAACGCCGTCGGCGGAGGCCTCGCGGACGGGGCGGGCGCGCCCGCGCTGACCCAGGGCGCGGTCGTCGACGGGGTCGGCCTGCTGCGGGTCGCGCCGCAGGTCCTCGCCTCGTCCCTCGAGGACCCGCCCGAGCCCGCCGTCCCGGCCGAGCCCACGTCGCTGCGCGAGGACCCGACCCTGGTCACCCCGCCCACCGAGGTCGTCGCCGGCACCCCCTGGGAGCTCGCGCGCGGGTTCGGCGAGGTCGTGCAGCACCTGCTCGTGTCCGGTGCGGGCGGTCGTGGGCTCACGGACCCCTCCGCCGCGACGTTCTGGTCCGCCTCCGCCGCGTACCTCGCCTCCCTGGCCGTGCCCGGCGAGCACGCCGACGTCTCCGACCTGCTGCACGGCTCGCAGCTCGCGTGGGGCAGCGCCCGGCAGGACGTCGGCTCGTGGCTGCTGCTGCAGCACCTGGCCGGCCAGCACGACGTGTCCCTGGTGCGCCGCCTGTGGACCGAGGCGATGCCCGACGAGCAGCCGCTGGCCGCGTACGCCCGGCTCACCTCGTCGAGCGGCACGGTCGTCAACGGACGCGTCGCGCAGTACGCCCTGCGGGCCGTCGCCGCCGACGTCGCGGGCACCGGCGGTCCCGGGGCCGTCCTGACCGACGTGGACCCGGTGCTGCGGACGCGGATCACCACGCCCCTGGACGCCGTCGCGGACGACCCCGGGCACTACCGCGTGCTCGGGGCCTTCGCGCCCGCCGCGTACGGGTACAACGTCGTCGAGCTCGCCCCGGCCGCGGTCGGCACGCCCGTGCGCGTCCGGCTGCGGGGCCACGTCGAGGCCGCGCCGGCCGACGCCGCGTGGGCCGTCGGGTTCGTCGTCCACGGCGCCGACGGCATCCGCTACTCGCCGGTCACGCAGACGGCCGACGGCGAGGTCGAGATGATCCCCCGCGAGGGCGACGCCCAGGTGCACCTCGTGGTCGTGGCGGCGCCCGGGCAGGTCAGCCAGCCGGCTGCCGGCCAGGGGTTCGCCGCGACCCCGCGGTTCCCGTACGAGCTGCGGGTCGAGGGCGCGCAGGTCGTCACGACGCGCGACGTGGTCGAGGGCGGGCACGCGCACCCGAACGGCGGCGGATGGGTCGACGACGACGCGCGCGTGGACCCGGGGGCGTGGGTCGGGCCGGACGCGGTGGTGCGGGGCGACGCGACCGTCGGCGCGAAGGTCCGGCTCGAGGGCCGGGCCTGGGTCGAGGCCGGTGCCGAGGTCACCGGGTCCGTCATCGTCCGTGACAGCGCGGTCGTGCAGGGCACCGCACGGCTGACCGGCGACCTCGTGGTCGGCGGCGACGCCGTCGTCGGCTTCACCTGCGACGCCGGCGTCTACACGTCCTACCGTGCGGGTGCCACGTGCGACGCCGCGGGGCAGGACTCCGACGTCAACGCCACGGTCACGCCCTTCACCGCGGGGGAGACGGCCCTCAGCCCGCAGGCCACGCCGACGCCGAGCCCCACACCCACGCCGACCCCGACGCCCTCGCCGACGCCGAGCCCCACGGGCAGCCCGTCGGCGGACGCCGCCCCGTCGCCGGCGGACGACCCGACGTCGCAGGACGTGGCGCCGCCCGCACCGGTGCCCGCGGGTGCCTGCACCGCCCGGTACCGCGTGACGAACCGCTGGCCGGGCGGTTACCAGGCCGAGGTGACGGTGACGGCGACGACCGACGGTGTCGAGGGCTGGGCCGTCTCCTGGACCCAGCCGGACGGTGTGGGCGCCCCGACCGAGGTCTGGGGGGCGACGCTCACCAGCAGCGGCGGGTCCCTGCGCGCCGAGGACGTCGGCTGGAACGGCTGGGTGCCCGAGGGCGAGTCGGTGGTGTTCGCGTTCCAGGGCAGCGCGGACGGCGACGGCGACCTGCGCGAGCCGTCCCTGAGCTGCAGCCGCCGCGGCTGA
- a CDS encoding adenosine deaminase, whose product MSTSTAGAPHDGAALDRQDVEARIRALPKVLLHDHLDGGLRPATVVELAAAVGHELPETDPDALGAWFVRAASSGSLVEYLSTFEHTVAVMQTADALRRVAREAVVDLARDGVVHAELRYAPEQHLRAGLTLDEVVGAVREGIDAGVAEAAAEGRTIRAGALLCAMRHLDRGEEIAALTLAHRDAGVLGFDIAGPEDGFAPSRLAGAFRVLRDASMPVTVHAGEDAGLASVAEAVHVAGACRLGHGARVIDDVHATPDGGWRLGRLAHWIRDRRITLEMCPSSNVQTRAATSVAEHPATPLLRAGFAVTISTDNRLQSGTSLSRELALLVHEAGWTFADVVEATVTAARAAFVHHDERESLVHDVILPAAAGPDAGRHRA is encoded by the coding sequence ATGAGCACGAGCACCGCGGGTGCGCCGCACGACGGCGCCGCCCTCGACCGGCAGGACGTGGAGGCGCGCATCCGCGCGCTGCCGAAGGTCCTCCTGCACGACCACCTCGACGGGGGCCTGCGGCCGGCGACGGTCGTCGAGCTCGCCGCCGCCGTCGGGCACGAGCTGCCGGAGACGGACCCCGACGCGCTGGGCGCGTGGTTCGTCCGCGCAGCCAGCTCGGGGTCGCTCGTGGAGTACCTCAGCACGTTCGAGCACACCGTGGCGGTCATGCAGACCGCCGACGCGCTGCGCCGGGTCGCCCGCGAGGCCGTGGTCGACCTGGCCCGCGACGGCGTCGTGCACGCCGAGCTGCGGTACGCCCCCGAGCAGCACCTGCGCGCCGGGCTGACCCTCGACGAGGTCGTCGGCGCGGTGCGCGAGGGCATCGACGCGGGCGTGGCCGAGGCCGCCGCGGAGGGGCGCACGATCCGTGCGGGTGCGCTGCTGTGCGCGATGCGGCACCTGGACCGCGGCGAGGAGATCGCCGCGCTGACGCTCGCGCACCGCGATGCCGGCGTGCTCGGGTTCGACATCGCCGGGCCGGAGGACGGGTTCGCGCCCTCGCGGCTGGCCGGGGCGTTCCGCGTGCTGCGGGACGCGAGCATGCCGGTGACCGTGCACGCCGGCGAGGACGCCGGGCTGGCGTCCGTCGCCGAGGCCGTGCACGTCGCGGGCGCGTGCCGCCTGGGCCACGGTGCGCGCGTCATCGACGACGTGCACGCCACGCCCGACGGCGGGTGGCGCCTGGGTCGGCTCGCGCACTGGATCCGCGACCGGCGCATCACGCTCGAGATGTGCCCGTCGTCGAACGTGCAGACCCGCGCGGCGACGAGCGTCGCCGAGCACCCCGCGACACCCCTGCTGCGTGCCGGGTTCGCGGTGACGATCAGCACCGACAACCGCCTGCAGTCCGGCACGAGCCTGTCGCGCGAGCTCGCGCTGCTCGTGCACGAGGCCGGCTGGACCTTCGCGGACGTGGTGGAGGCGACCGTCACGGCCGCCCGCGCCGCGTTCGTGCACCACGACGAGCGCGAGAGCCTCGTCCACGACGTGATCCTGCCGGCGGCCGCCGGCCCAGACGCCGGGAGGCACCGCGCATGA
- a CDS encoding ABC transporter ATP-binding protein: MRLELRGITKRFGSFTANDSIDLVVEPGQIHALLGENGAGKSTLMNTLYGLYTPDEGQILLDGRPVEFDGPGQAMAAGIGMVHQHFMLVPVFTVAENVALGHEPTAAGGLIDVARARSAVREVAQRFGFEVDPDATVEDLPVGVQQRVEIIKALARDAQVLILDEPTAVLTPQETDELIEIMRQLRAQGTSILFITHKLREVRAVADKITVIRRGQVVGSADPSASETELASLMVGRAVELGVEKAPARPGGVVLRVDDLTVLDAAGTAVVDRVDLEVRAGEILAVAGVQGNGQTELAETLLGLVTPTSGSVSLDGMALDGLSVRDRLAAGLGFVPEDRSTDGVIADFTIQENLVLDLVDTAPYSRRGAIDRKVLRANAEQRVAEFDVRATSVDSTLGQLSGGNQQKVVLARELSRPLRLLVASQPTRGLDVGSIEFVHKRVVAERDKGTAVVIVSTELDEVAALADRVAVMYRGRVVGVVPGSTDRDVLGLMMAGVPLEEATAQAATHHTTLGQADQRTARPGTPPRSQDARHQEEGR, encoded by the coding sequence ATGAGGCTCGAGCTGCGCGGCATCACGAAGAGGTTCGGCTCGTTCACCGCGAACGACTCGATCGACCTCGTCGTCGAGCCCGGACAGATCCATGCGTTGCTGGGCGAGAACGGCGCCGGCAAGAGCACGCTCATGAACACGCTCTACGGGCTCTACACGCCCGACGAGGGGCAGATCCTCCTGGACGGCCGTCCCGTCGAGTTCGACGGCCCCGGGCAGGCCATGGCCGCCGGCATCGGCATGGTGCACCAGCACTTCATGCTCGTGCCCGTGTTCACCGTCGCCGAGAACGTCGCGCTGGGGCACGAGCCCACGGCGGCCGGCGGGCTCATCGACGTCGCCCGCGCCCGCAGCGCCGTGCGCGAGGTCGCGCAGCGGTTCGGGTTCGAGGTCGACCCCGACGCCACCGTCGAGGACCTGCCCGTCGGGGTCCAGCAGCGCGTCGAGATCATCAAGGCGCTCGCCCGCGACGCCCAGGTCCTCATCCTCGACGAGCCGACCGCGGTGCTGACGCCGCAGGAGACCGACGAGCTCATCGAGATCATGCGCCAGCTGCGCGCGCAGGGCACCTCGATCCTCTTCATCACGCACAAGCTGCGCGAGGTCCGTGCGGTCGCCGACAAGATCACGGTCATCCGCCGCGGTCAGGTCGTCGGCTCCGCCGACCCCTCCGCGTCCGAGACCGAGCTCGCGTCCCTCATGGTCGGCCGGGCCGTCGAGCTCGGGGTCGAGAAGGCGCCCGCCCGCCCCGGCGGCGTCGTGCTGCGCGTCGACGACCTCACGGTCCTCGACGCCGCGGGCACCGCCGTGGTCGACCGCGTCGACCTCGAGGTCCGCGCCGGCGAGATCCTGGCCGTCGCCGGTGTGCAGGGCAACGGGCAGACCGAGCTCGCCGAGACCCTGCTCGGGCTGGTCACGCCCACGTCCGGCTCCGTCTCCCTCGACGGCATGGCGCTCGACGGGCTGTCGGTGCGCGACCGGCTCGCCGCGGGTCTGGGCTTCGTGCCCGAGGACCGCAGCACCGACGGCGTCATCGCCGACTTCACCATCCAGGAGAACCTGGTCCTCGACCTCGTCGACACCGCGCCCTACTCGCGGCGCGGCGCGATCGACCGCAAGGTCCTGCGTGCCAACGCCGAGCAGCGCGTCGCCGAGTTCGACGTGCGCGCCACGTCGGTCGACTCGACCCTGGGCCAGCTCTCCGGCGGCAACCAGCAGAAGGTCGTGCTCGCCCGCGAGCTGTCCCGCCCGCTGCGCCTGCTCGTCGCGTCGCAGCCCACCCGCGGCCTCGACGTCGGCTCGATCGAGTTCGTGCACAAGCGCGTCGTCGCCGAGCGCGACAAGGGCACCGCCGTCGTCATCGTCTCGACCGAGCTCGACGAGGTCGCGGCGCTCGCCGACCGGGTCGCCGTCATGTACCGCGGCCGCGTCGTCGGGGTCGTCCCCGGCAGCACCGACCGCGACGTGCTCGGCCTCATGATGGCCGGCGTCCCGCTCGAGGAGGCGACCGCGCAGGCCGCCACCCACCACACCACGCTCGGCCAGGCCGACCAGCGCACGGCCCGCCCGGGCACGCCGCCGCGCTCCCAGGACGCCCGGCACCAGGAGGAGGGGCGATGA